The stretch of DNA CGGACCGGTCGTAGTTGTAGGCGCGGCGGAAGAACCGCTCGCCGGGGTCGCCGCTGCGGGCCCGGCGGATGTGCGCGTACTCGGCGATCTTCGGGAACCCGAGCGGGGTGAGCGCCGCGAAGTCCGGCTCGTCGTGCTCGGCCTCCCCGGTCAGCGGGGCGCCGTCGGACAGCCGGCGGCCGACCGCCTCCTCCCGCCCGGTGCGGTCCAGCCGGTCCCAGGCGTCCAGGTCCATCGCGATCCTGCGCAGCACCAGGCCGGTCCCGCCGCGCATCCACTCCGGGCCGCCCTGCTCCCCCTCGCCCCACACCAGCCGGTCGAAGTCGCCGGTGCCCGGGGCGGGGTTGACCGTCCCGTCCACCTGCCCCATCAGGTTGCGCATGGTGGTGCCCTCGGGGAGCGCGCCGCGGGCGTTCCGGAAGCCGTCCTGGACCCAGCGGAGCCCGGCGAAGGCGCGGGTGTCCTTGGTGAGCATCCGGGCGGCGTGCGCCACGGCGAGCGGGTCGTCCGCGCAGACCTGCAGGAGCAGGTCGCCGCCGCTCCACTCGTCGCGCAGCCGGTCCTCGGTGAAGCGGGGCAGCGGCCGCAGCCACTCCGGCGCCGCGTCCGGGGCGACCCGCTCCACCAGCCCGGGGCCGAAGCCGAAGGTCACGGTGAGCCGGGCGGGCGCGGCGGCCAGCTCCGGCTCGGAGTCGGCCAGCGCCCCCTCGCCGCGGGTCAGCCGGGCCGCGTCGTCGGTGAGCAGCCGGAGCAGCCGGCGGACCCCCTCGGCGCCGGTGCCGCGGTCCAGGTCGAAGGCGAGGAACGAGGCGAACGCCTGCGGCGGCGTCTCGACCCCGGCCTGGTGCTCGCCGTGGAACGGA from Nocardiopsis composta encodes:
- a CDS encoding Dyp-type peroxidase — translated: MAGAEAGRRGPSRRHLLLGGAAAGLGAAGMVGAGALLGGPAPPAPDGPEPHGAETVPFHGEHQAGVETPPQAFASFLAFDLDRGTGAEGVRRLLRLLTDDAARLTRGEGALADSEPELAAAPARLTVTFGFGPGLVERVAPDAAPEWLRPLPRFTEDRLRDEWSGGDLLLQVCADDPLAVAHAARMLTKDTRAFAGLRWVQDGFRNARGALPEGTTMRNLMGQVDGTVNPAPGTGDFDRLVWGEGEQGGPEWMRGGTGLVLRRIAMDLDAWDRLDRTGREEAVGRRLSDGAPLTGEAEHDEPDFAALTPLGFPKIAEYAHIRRARSGDPGERFFRRAYNYDRSGPGGQDAGLLFAAYQHDPVRRFVPVQRRLDELDLLNEWVTAIGSAVFAIPPGCPEGGFIGEPLFRE